In Streptomyces sp. NBC_00414, a single window of DNA contains:
- a CDS encoding nSTAND1 domain-containing NTPase, with translation MPRRERPLDADEGPLAEFATGLRELRRAAGSPPYRTLAERAHYSISTLSSAASGQRLPTLAVTLAYAHACGGDVQEWERRWRAVAEQLGEEDAAPGLAEDNGTPPPYAGLRSFREEDARWFFGREQLVEELAARLERRPFAAVIGASGSGKSSLLRAGLVPRLRAGATVVVCTPGPRPLEECSVRLGGLAGVTPGGLYEELRRDSANLGRVVRQIVARSGATGGAAEGTSGGATDGTGTGTSNGAADGHVVLVIDQFEEVFTLCRDETERNVFIEALVTASSAEAGRCRVVLGVRADFYAHCTRDALLVEAMRDAQVPVGPMSQDELRRAVLKPAQLAGLTVEGALLASLMAQAHAQAGMLPLLSHALLQTWRRRRGNALTLGAFEAAGGLEGSLAHTAEDFYQRLDAARRTLARRVFERLTVPGEGTEDTRRPARLEELNGLAGAEAGEVRDVLDRAADARLLTLDHERVELAHEALIRCWPRLRDWLAEDRAGIRVHRDLTEATAAWEALDRDPGSLYRGVRLAQAQEWAAHAADALTARERTFLDASRAAADGEQAAARHRARRLRRLTGLLAVLLLIASATTFSAVRAQDTANRQRNIALSQKAAGQAAALRATDPALAAQLSLAAYRLAPTADARGSLLSSFAGPYATRLTGHTDNVNAVAHRADSRVLATGSNDDTARLWDVRDPHRPRSLATLTGHTDKVSDVAFSPDGRTLATASWDDTARLWDVRDPRHPRTTAVLRGHSGDVNALAFSRDGHALADASTDGTVRLWDVTDPGRPRGTRTLPGRHDDKRAVVTVAFSPDGRVLAAAGFDNAVRLWTFDASGRARKKATLTGPTAAVTRVAFSPDGKTIAGASWDRAVRLWDIADPRRPGKPVTLSGHTDAVRSVAFSPDGRGLASAGMDQNVRLWDVTDPRRPRRGTVLSGHTDAAVSVAFGPDGRTLASAGDDQTVRLWDLPLPALGGHTDTVCAVAFGPSGGHVLATAADDRTARLWDVTDPRRPRELATLTGHKDAVCGLALSPDGRTLATGSWDRTARLWDIGDPRRPRVLATLTGHGEHVNTVTFGPDGRTLAIAGGDGAVRLWNVADPRRPRELAALTGHTGGANTAVHSPDGRTLATGGWDGTVRLWDVTDPRRPKKLDTSPVLREGVNAAAFSPDGRTLATTDFGDTVRLWRVDGRRLHGTATLAGHVGAVHSPVFSPDGRTLATTGADGTVRLWDVRDPDRPGPPASLVGDGGHTYTAAFGPDGHTLASGSAARTARLWETDPERVAARVCRTAAPTITPAQWTKYFGGLAYRPPCR, from the coding sequence ATGCCGCGCAGAGAGCGTCCGCTGGACGCGGACGAAGGTCCGTTAGCGGAGTTCGCCACGGGGCTGCGGGAGTTGCGGCGTGCGGCGGGCAGCCCGCCCTACCGGACGCTGGCCGAGCGGGCGCACTACTCGATCTCGACCTTGTCCTCCGCGGCGTCCGGGCAGCGGCTCCCGACGCTGGCGGTGACCCTGGCGTACGCGCACGCCTGCGGCGGGGACGTACAGGAGTGGGAGCGGCGCTGGCGGGCGGTGGCGGAGCAGCTCGGCGAGGAGGACGCCGCCCCCGGCCTTGCGGAGGACAACGGCACGCCCCCGCCGTACGCGGGTCTGCGGTCGTTCCGGGAGGAGGACGCGCGGTGGTTCTTCGGCCGGGAACAGCTGGTGGAGGAGCTGGCCGCACGGCTTGAGCGCCGTCCGTTCGCGGCGGTGATCGGGGCCTCGGGATCGGGCAAGTCGTCCCTGTTGCGGGCGGGTCTGGTGCCTCGCCTGCGCGCGGGGGCGACGGTGGTGGTGTGCACGCCGGGGCCGCGGCCGCTGGAGGAGTGTTCGGTACGGCTGGGCGGGCTGGCGGGGGTCACACCGGGCGGGCTGTACGAGGAGCTGAGGCGGGATTCGGCGAACCTGGGCCGTGTGGTGCGGCAGATCGTCGCCCGTTCCGGGGCCACCGGTGGAGCGGCCGAGGGAACGAGCGGCGGAGCGACCGACGGTACGGGCACCGGAACGAGCAACGGCGCGGCCGACGGTCATGTGGTGCTCGTCATCGACCAGTTCGAAGAGGTCTTCACGCTGTGCCGGGACGAGACCGAGCGGAACGTCTTCATCGAGGCGCTGGTCACCGCCTCCTCGGCCGAGGCGGGCCGGTGCCGGGTCGTCCTGGGCGTGCGGGCCGACTTCTACGCGCACTGCACCCGCGACGCGCTGCTGGTGGAGGCGATGCGGGACGCGCAGGTGCCGGTCGGGCCGATGAGCCAGGACGAACTGCGCCGGGCGGTGCTCAAGCCGGCGCAGCTGGCCGGGCTGACCGTCGAGGGCGCGCTGCTGGCGTCGCTCATGGCACAGGCGCACGCGCAGGCCGGAATGCTGCCGCTGCTGTCGCACGCGCTGCTGCAGACCTGGCGGCGGCGACGCGGCAACGCGCTGACGCTGGGCGCCTTCGAGGCGGCCGGCGGGCTGGAGGGAAGCCTGGCGCACACCGCGGAGGACTTCTACCAGCGGCTGGACGCCGCACGACGGACGCTGGCCCGGCGCGTGTTCGAGCGGCTGACCGTCCCGGGGGAAGGGACCGAGGACACTCGGCGGCCGGCCCGCCTGGAGGAGCTGAACGGCCTGGCCGGAGCCGAGGCCGGCGAGGTCCGCGACGTGCTGGACCGTGCGGCCGACGCGCGGCTGCTGACGCTGGACCACGAGCGGGTGGAGCTGGCCCATGAGGCCCTGATCCGGTGCTGGCCCCGGCTGCGCGACTGGCTCGCCGAGGACCGGGCGGGCATCCGCGTCCACCGGGACCTCACCGAGGCCACGGCCGCGTGGGAGGCGCTGGACCGCGATCCGGGCAGCCTGTACCGGGGTGTCCGGCTCGCGCAGGCCCAGGAGTGGGCCGCCCACGCCGCGGACGCCCTGACGGCGCGGGAGCGGACGTTCCTCGACGCCAGCCGGGCCGCGGCGGACGGCGAGCAGGCCGCGGCGCGCCACCGGGCCCGCCGCCTGCGCCGGCTCACCGGGCTGCTGGCGGTCCTGCTTTTGATCGCCTCGGCCACCACCTTCTCCGCGGTGCGCGCGCAGGACACCGCCAACCGGCAGCGCAACATCGCCCTGTCCCAGAAGGCCGCGGGCCAGGCCGCCGCGCTGCGTGCCACCGACCCGGCGCTGGCCGCCCAGCTCAGCCTGGCCGCCTACCGGCTGGCCCCCACCGCCGATGCCCGCGGCAGCCTGCTGAGCTCCTTCGCCGGCCCCTACGCCACCCGGCTGACCGGCCACACCGACAACGTCAACGCCGTGGCCCACCGCGCCGACAGCCGCGTACTGGCCACCGGGAGCAACGACGACACCGCCCGGCTGTGGGACGTCCGCGACCCCCACCGGCCGCGCTCGCTGGCCACCCTCACCGGGCACACCGACAAGGTCAGCGACGTGGCCTTCAGCCCCGACGGCCGTACCCTCGCCACCGCGAGCTGGGACGACACCGCCCGGCTGTGGGACGTCCGCGATCCGCGCCACCCGCGCACGACGGCCGTCCTGCGCGGCCACTCCGGTGACGTCAACGCGCTGGCGTTCAGCCGGGACGGCCACGCCCTGGCCGACGCGAGCACCGACGGCACGGTACGGCTGTGGGACGTCACCGATCCGGGCCGCCCCCGCGGGACGCGGACGCTGCCCGGACGGCACGACGACAAACGCGCGGTGGTGACCGTGGCGTTCAGCCCCGACGGCCGTGTCCTCGCCGCCGCCGGTTTCGACAACGCCGTGCGGCTGTGGACGTTCGACGCGTCCGGGCGTGCCCGCAAGAAGGCCACTCTCACCGGTCCCACCGCCGCCGTCACCCGGGTGGCGTTCAGCCCGGACGGGAAGACGATCGCCGGCGCGAGCTGGGACCGCGCGGTACGGCTGTGGGACATCGCCGACCCGCGCCGCCCGGGGAAGCCGGTGACCCTGAGCGGCCACACCGACGCCGTGCGCTCCGTCGCCTTCAGTCCGGACGGCCGCGGCCTCGCCAGTGCCGGCATGGACCAGAACGTACGGCTGTGGGACGTCACCGATCCGCGCCGGCCCCGGCGAGGGACTGTGCTGAGCGGCCACACCGACGCCGCCGTCTCCGTGGCGTTCGGCCCCGACGGCCGCACCCTGGCCAGCGCCGGGGACGACCAGACCGTACGGCTGTGGGACCTCCCCCTGCCCGCTCTCGGCGGCCACACCGACACCGTCTGCGCCGTGGCGTTCGGCCCTTCCGGCGGGCACGTCCTCGCGACGGCCGCCGACGACCGCACCGCCCGGCTGTGGGACGTCACCGACCCGCGCCGCCCTCGCGAACTGGCCACCCTCACCGGGCACAAGGACGCCGTGTGCGGACTGGCGCTGAGCCCGGACGGACGCACCCTGGCCACCGGCAGCTGGGACCGCACCGCCCGGCTGTGGGACATCGGCGACCCGCGCCGGCCCCGCGTCCTTGCCACCCTCACCGGACACGGCGAGCACGTGAACACGGTGACGTTCGGTCCCGACGGCCGGACCCTCGCCATCGCCGGCGGGGACGGCGCCGTACGCCTGTGGAACGTCGCCGACCCGCGCCGGCCCCGCGAACTGGCGGCTCTCACCGGGCACACCGGCGGTGCCAACACGGCCGTCCACAGCCCCGACGGACGCACGCTGGCCACCGGGGGCTGGGACGGCACCGTACGGCTGTGGGACGTGACCGACCCCCGCCGGCCGAAGAAGCTGGACACCTCCCCGGTACTCCGGGAAGGGGTCAACGCCGCCGCGTTCAGCCCGGACGGGCGCACCCTGGCCACCACGGACTTCGGCGACACGGTGCGCCTGTGGCGTGTCGACGGCCGCCGCCTGCACGGGACGGCGACCCTCGCCGGTCATGTCGGCGCCGTCCACTCACCGGTCTTCAGCCCCGACGGGCGCACGCTGGCGACCACGGGCGCCGACGGCACCGTCCGGCTGTGGGACGTGCGCGATCCGGACCGGCCCGGACCGCCCGCCTCTCTCGTCGGCGACGGCGGGCACACCTACACGGCGGCGTTCGGTCCCGACGGGCACACGCTGGCCAGCGGGAGCGCGGCCCGCACCGCCCGGCTGTGGGAGACCGACCCGGAGCGCGTCGCCGCCCGGGTGTGCCGGACCGCCGCTCCCACCATCACACCCGCTCAGTGGACCAAGTACTTCGGCGGCCTGGCCTACCGGCCCCCGTGCCGGTGA
- a CDS encoding TetR/AcrR family transcriptional regulator, whose product MPRTTDGDGTPVPRRLLAAATRLFAERGYDRTSVQEIVEAAGVTKGALYHYFGSKDDLLHEVYARVLRVQQERLDSFADADAPVEERLRGAAADVVVTTIDNLDDASIFFRSMHHLSPEKNKQVRAERRRYHERFRALIEEGQEAGVFSKKTPADLVVDYHFGSVHHLSTWYRPDGPLTQQEVADHLADLLLRALRP is encoded by the coding sequence GTGCCCAGGACGACGGACGGGGACGGCACGCCCGTTCCGCGGCGGCTGCTGGCCGCCGCCACCCGGCTCTTCGCCGAGCGCGGCTACGACCGCACCTCGGTCCAGGAGATCGTCGAGGCGGCCGGTGTCACCAAGGGCGCGCTCTACCACTACTTCGGGTCCAAGGACGATCTGCTCCACGAGGTGTACGCGCGGGTGCTGCGGGTGCAGCAGGAGCGGCTCGACTCCTTCGCTGACGCCGACGCGCCGGTGGAGGAGCGGTTGCGCGGCGCCGCGGCCGATGTCGTCGTCACGACGATCGACAACCTCGACGACGCGTCGATCTTCTTCCGCTCGATGCACCATCTGAGTCCGGAGAAGAACAAGCAGGTGCGGGCCGAGCGGCGGCGCTACCACGAGCGGTTCCGTGCGCTGATCGAGGAGGGGCAGGAGGCGGGGGTCTTCTCGAAGAAGACTCCGGCCGATCTTGTCGTCGACTACCACTTCGGTTCCGTGCACCACCTGTCCACGTGGTACCGGCCCGACGGCCCGCTCACCCAGCAGGAGGTCGCTGACCACCTCGCCGACCTGCTGCTGCGGGCGCTTCGACCGTAA
- a CDS encoding exo-beta-N-acetylmuramidase NamZ family protein, whose product MRRLSRRSLLAATTTVAAVSAGPPATATAAAAHAPETAPRRFRSGFERLAADDYALLKGKRTGIVTNPTGITRDARHIVDVMHADDDVDLVAVFGPEHGFRGTAQAGGSEGRYDDPATGLPVYDTYLKSGQPLADIFTASGVDTVVFDIQDAGARFYTYIWTLYDCMDAARLAGKRFVVLDRPNPVTGRGAYGPVLHKEFATFVGREPIAQAHGMTVAELARLFNEEFLTEPVLLDTVLMSGWKRSDFYDASGLPWVPPSPNMPTPDTALVYSGTCLFEGTNLSEGRGTTRPFELLGAEGIDRRWAAEAGQLGLPGVHFREAYFAPTFSKFQGKTVGGVQIHVHDRAAYDPVRTGIALLITAKQVWSGFAWRPDNWIDKLTGSTLVRTMIDAGATTDEVVAGWHDELAAFRRVRKEYLLYR is encoded by the coding sequence ATGCGCCGCCTGTCCAGACGAAGTCTCCTGGCCGCCACCACGACGGTGGCCGCGGTCTCGGCGGGCCCACCCGCCACAGCCACGGCCGCAGCCGCCCACGCCCCGGAAACGGCGCCCCGCCGTTTCCGGTCCGGCTTCGAGCGTCTCGCGGCAGACGACTACGCCCTCCTGAAGGGCAAGCGCACCGGCATCGTCACCAACCCCACGGGCATCACCCGTGACGCCCGCCACATCGTCGACGTGATGCACGCCGACGACGACGTGGACCTGGTGGCCGTCTTCGGCCCGGAGCACGGCTTCCGCGGCACCGCGCAGGCCGGCGGCTCCGAGGGCCGCTACGACGACCCGGCGACCGGCCTCCCCGTCTACGACACGTATCTGAAGAGCGGGCAGCCGCTGGCCGACATCTTCACGGCCTCGGGCGTGGACACGGTCGTCTTCGACATCCAGGACGCGGGCGCCCGCTTCTACACCTACATCTGGACGCTGTACGACTGCATGGACGCGGCGCGCCTCGCGGGCAAGCGCTTCGTGGTGCTCGACCGGCCGAACCCGGTGACGGGGCGTGGCGCGTACGGGCCCGTGCTGCACAAGGAGTTCGCGACGTTCGTCGGCCGGGAGCCGATCGCGCAGGCGCACGGGATGACGGTCGCGGAGCTGGCCCGGCTGTTCAACGAGGAGTTCCTCACGGAACCGGTGCTCCTGGACACCGTGCTGATGTCGGGCTGGAAGCGCTCGGACTTCTACGACGCCTCCGGTCTCCCCTGGGTGCCGCCGAGCCCGAACATGCCGACGCCCGACACCGCTCTCGTCTACTCGGGCACCTGTCTCTTCGAGGGGACGAACCTGTCGGAGGGGCGCGGGACGACCCGCCCGTTCGAACTGCTCGGCGCGGAGGGGATCGACCGCCGCTGGGCCGCCGAGGCCGGACAGCTCGGCCTGCCCGGAGTGCACTTCAGGGAGGCCTACTTCGCCCCCACCTTCTCGAAGTTCCAGGGCAAGACGGTCGGCGGTGTGCAGATCCACGTCCACGACCGGGCCGCGTACGACCCCGTACGGACCGGGATCGCGCTGCTGATCACCGCCAAGCAGGTCTGGAGCGGCTTCGCCTGGCGGCCGGACAACTGGATCGACAAGCTGACGGGCTCCACCCTGGTGCGCACGATGATCGACGCGGGCGCGACCACCGACGAGGTCGTGGCGGGCTGGCACGACGAACTGGCCGCGTTCCGGCGCGTGCGCAAGGAGTACCTCCTCTACCGCTGA
- a CDS encoding class I adenylate-forming enzyme family protein, which produces MSTTSPYAARPWVALLNEAQRGPVSPDDSAVHALRRAVAETPDRAFLTYFDGRLGYREIDELSDSVAGHLAARGLERGDRVAVLLQNSPHFVLAVLGAWKAGATVLPVNPMYKSGEVTHVLRDGEVAALICSDRAWESYLRETAADSPVRIVLTGCELDFQTRDDARVLTFERLPQAPDADDLVTVAKAGHKAPGDRDPGPSDIALISYTSGTSGAPKGATNTHGNIMYNAERQRTGLALPEAPVYFAMAPLFHITGMVCQFIACLNSGGTLVLAYRFESGVVLDAFAEHRPHYTVGPSTAFMALAAHPSVTPDHFSSFVNISSGGAPLPPALVEKFRAGFGPYIRNGYGLTECTAPCASVPPHLEAPVDPVSGTLAVGLPGPDSVVRIIDDHGQEVPLGEQGEILVRGPQVVPGYWRRPEATAETFPDGELRTGDIGFMDTDGWLYVVDRKKDMINASGFKVWPREVEDVLYTHPSVREAAVVGVPDGYRGETVKAYISLRPGAEEDPAALAAYCKERLAAYKYPRQVEILPDLPKTASGKILRRELRSRPHV; this is translated from the coding sequence ATGAGCACCACCTCCCCGTACGCGGCCCGGCCGTGGGTCGCGCTCCTGAACGAGGCCCAGCGTGGCCCCGTCAGCCCCGACGACTCGGCCGTCCACGCCCTGCGCCGGGCCGTCGCCGAGACCCCCGACCGCGCCTTCCTCACCTATTTCGACGGACGCCTCGGCTACCGCGAGATCGACGAGCTGAGCGACTCCGTGGCCGGGCATCTCGCCGCCCGCGGCCTGGAGCGCGGCGACCGGGTGGCCGTCCTGCTGCAGAACAGCCCGCACTTCGTGCTCGCCGTCCTCGGCGCCTGGAAGGCCGGCGCGACCGTCCTGCCCGTCAACCCCATGTACAAGTCCGGCGAGGTGACCCACGTCCTGCGGGACGGCGAGGTCGCCGCGCTGATCTGCTCGGACCGGGCCTGGGAGTCGTATCTGCGCGAGACGGCCGCCGACTCGCCCGTACGGATCGTGCTGACCGGCTGCGAGCTGGACTTCCAGACGCGGGACGACGCGCGCGTGCTGACCTTCGAGCGGCTGCCGCAGGCGCCGGACGCCGACGACCTGGTGACCGTCGCGAAGGCGGGCCACAAGGCCCCGGGAGACCGCGATCCCGGCCCGTCGGACATCGCGCTGATCAGCTACACCTCGGGTACGAGCGGCGCCCCCAAGGGGGCCACCAACACGCACGGCAACATCATGTACAACGCCGAGCGCCAGCGCACGGGCCTGGCCCTGCCCGAGGCGCCCGTGTACTTCGCGATGGCGCCGCTGTTCCACATCACCGGGATGGTCTGCCAGTTCATCGCCTGCCTCAACAGCGGGGGCACGCTCGTCCTCGCGTACCGCTTCGAGTCGGGGGTCGTCCTCGACGCGTTCGCCGAGCACCGGCCGCACTACACGGTCGGCCCGTCGACCGCCTTCATGGCGCTGGCCGCGCATCCGTCCGTGACGCCGGACCACTTCTCCTCCTTCGTGAACATCTCGTCCGGCGGCGCGCCGCTGCCGCCCGCGCTGGTCGAGAAGTTCCGGGCGGGCTTCGGGCCGTACATCCGCAACGGCTACGGACTCACCGAGTGCACCGCGCCCTGCGCCTCGGTGCCGCCCCACCTGGAGGCGCCGGTCGACCCGGTCTCCGGGACGCTCGCCGTCGGCCTGCCAGGACCCGACAGCGTCGTACGCATCATCGACGACCACGGCCAGGAGGTGCCGCTCGGGGAACAGGGCGAGATCCTCGTACGCGGCCCGCAGGTCGTGCCCGGCTACTGGCGGCGCCCAGAAGCCACCGCGGAGACCTTCCCGGACGGGGAACTGCGCACCGGTGACATCGGGTTCATGGACACCGACGGCTGGCTGTACGTGGTCGACCGCAAGAAGGACATGATCAACGCGTCCGGGTTCAAGGTGTGGCCGCGCGAGGTCGAGGACGTTCTGTACACGCATCCCTCCGTGCGCGAGGCGGCTGTCGTCGGCGTGCCGGACGGGTACCGCGGCGAGACCGTCAAGGCGTACATCAGCCTCCGGCCGGGCGCGGAGGAGGACCCGGCCGCACTGGCCGCGTACTGCAAGGAGAGACTGGCCGCGTACAAGTACCCGCGGCAGGTCGAGATCCTGCCCGACTTGCCGAAGACGGCCAGTGGGAAGATCCTCCGGCGGGAACTGCGTTCCCGGCCGCACGTGTAG
- a CDS encoding serine-threonine protein kinase, producing MADPEVGVTPYWELTFDADGDVDGRQRDRLLREVVDRGVKDLIVFSHGWNNDRSAATRLYSRFFEPIPALAPNARLGYVGVIWPSMRFADEPIPDFGRSVTAVSVGPALDKGTRSALLTVFPGRATLVDQIARMLDQQPDGDAALEEYGRLVKLLVELRAEAPGAAFAADTLTEPGAPPGTPADPEMLLGNTARICREFARALAEEEAGDGSDGAQAAPRLARAWDGAHELLRQATYFAMKRRAGTVGERGLGRLIGRLAQAAPGVRVHLVGHSFGGRLVSFALRGLPKGVRTVKSVTLLQAAFSHYAFATRLPHDVRDSGVLHGQQDRIDGPLVCCFSRFDSALSRVYPLASRTAGDDRTAADLALPRLLGTRWGALGHDGVQAVSGTKVFTLAEALRAKLPASGCVNVDASEVVRRGGAPSGAHSDICHRELARLVLAAGRIR from the coding sequence ATGGCGGATCCTGAAGTGGGCGTGACTCCCTACTGGGAGCTGACGTTCGACGCCGACGGCGATGTGGACGGCAGGCAGCGCGACCGGCTGCTCCGGGAGGTCGTGGACCGGGGCGTCAAGGACCTGATCGTGTTCTCGCACGGCTGGAACAACGACCGCTCGGCGGCGACCCGGCTCTACAGCCGCTTCTTCGAGCCGATCCCCGCCCTCGCGCCGAACGCCCGGCTCGGATACGTGGGTGTGATCTGGCCGTCGATGCGCTTCGCCGACGAGCCGATCCCCGACTTCGGGCGTTCCGTGACCGCGGTGTCCGTGGGCCCGGCGCTGGACAAGGGCACCCGCAGCGCCCTCCTGACGGTCTTTCCCGGCCGGGCCACCCTGGTCGACCAGATTGCCCGGATGCTCGACCAACAGCCGGACGGCGACGCCGCGTTGGAGGAGTACGGGCGGCTGGTGAAGCTGCTCGTCGAGCTGCGCGCGGAAGCTCCGGGCGCCGCGTTCGCCGCGGACACGCTGACGGAGCCGGGGGCCCCGCCCGGAACCCCGGCCGATCCGGAGATGCTCCTCGGGAACACCGCCCGGATCTGCCGCGAGTTCGCGCGGGCACTGGCGGAGGAGGAGGCCGGCGACGGGAGCGACGGAGCACAGGCCGCGCCCCGCCTCGCGCGGGCCTGGGACGGAGCACACGAACTGCTGCGCCAGGCGACGTACTTCGCGATGAAGCGGCGGGCGGGCACGGTCGGCGAGCGTGGGCTCGGGCGGCTGATCGGGCGGCTCGCCCAGGCCGCGCCCGGGGTGCGCGTGCACCTCGTGGGGCACAGCTTCGGCGGGCGCCTGGTGTCGTTCGCGCTGCGCGGACTGCCCAAGGGGGTGCGGACCGTGAAGTCGGTGACGCTGCTCCAAGCGGCCTTCTCGCACTACGCGTTCGCGACGCGGCTCCCGCACGACGTACGGGACAGCGGTGTGCTGCACGGTCAACAGGACCGTATCGACGGCCCGTTGGTCTGCTGCTTCTCCCGCTTCGACTCGGCGCTGAGCAGGGTCTATCCGCTGGCCTCCCGGACGGCGGGCGACGACCGGACGGCCGCCGACCTCGCTCTCCCCCGTCTTCTCGGCACCAGGTGGGGGGCGTTGGGCCACGACGGGGTGCAGGCGGTGTCCGGCACGAAGGTGTTCACCCTCGCCGAGGCGCTGCGGGCGAAGCTGCCCGCCTCGGGGTGCGTGAACGTCGACGCGTCCGAGGTGGTGCGACGCGGCGGCGCCCCGTCGGGCGCCCACAGCGACATCTGCCACCGGGAACTGGCCCGGCTGGTACTGGCGGCGGGCCGCATCCGCTGA
- a CDS encoding SDR family oxidoreductase — protein MVEAMQDAGVVVTGAGGGIGAALARRFAAAGARVVVNDLDAAKAGAVAEEIGGIAVPGDASAIVADARDALGGTVDVYCANAGLPSGGSEAAPAQVWELAWDVNVMAHVRAANELLPAWLERGSGRFVSTVSAAGLLTMIGAAPYSVTKHGAYAFAEWLSLTYRHRGVKVHAICPQGVRTDMLAGTGSAGDLVLLPTAIEPEAVADALFAGIEEDRFLILPHPEVAEYYRARAGDPERWLTNMNHIQQKWEADGR, from the coding sequence ATGGTGGAAGCCATGCAGGATGCCGGAGTGGTCGTCACCGGAGCGGGCGGCGGGATCGGGGCCGCGCTGGCCCGGCGGTTCGCCGCCGCGGGAGCCAGGGTCGTGGTCAACGACCTGGACGCGGCGAAGGCAGGGGCCGTCGCCGAGGAGATCGGCGGGATCGCGGTCCCCGGCGACGCCTCCGCGATCGTGGCCGACGCCCGGGACGCCCTCGGCGGCACGGTCGACGTCTACTGCGCCAACGCCGGGCTGCCCTCCGGCGGCTCGGAGGCGGCTCCCGCGCAGGTCTGGGAGCTCGCCTGGGACGTGAACGTGATGGCGCACGTCCGGGCGGCCAACGAGCTGCTCCCCGCCTGGCTGGAGCGCGGCAGCGGCCGTTTCGTCTCCACCGTGTCGGCGGCCGGGCTGCTCACCATGATCGGCGCGGCCCCGTACAGCGTCACCAAGCACGGCGCGTACGCCTTCGCCGAGTGGCTCTCCCTCACGTACCGCCACCGGGGGGTGAAGGTGCACGCGATCTGTCCGCAGGGGGTGCGCACCGACATGCTCGCGGGCACCGGCAGCGCCGGGGACCTCGTCCTGCTGCCCACCGCCATCGAGCCCGAGGCCGTCGCGGACGCCCTCTTCGCGGGGATCGAGGAGGACCGCTTCCTGATCCTTCCGCACCCCGAGGTGGCCGAGTACTACCGGGCGCGCGCCGGTGACCCGGAGCGCTGGCTGACGAACATGAACCACATCCAGCAGAAGTGGGAGGCGGACGGCCGATGA